In Zalophus californianus isolate mZalCal1 chromosome 4, mZalCal1.pri.v2, whole genome shotgun sequence, the following proteins share a genomic window:
- the LRRC8B gene encoding volume-regulated anion channel subunit LRRC8B, whose product MITLTELKCLADAQSSYHILKPWWDVFWYYITLIMLLVAVLAGALQLTQSRVLCCLPCKVEFDNHCAVPWDLLKASANTSSSDPGTPLPLPLRIQNDLHRQQYSYIDAVCYEKQLHWFAKFFPYLVLLHTLIFAACSNFWLHYPSTSSRLEHFVAILHKCFDSPWTTRALSETVAEQSVRPLTLSKSKVLLSSSGCSADVDSSKQSLPYPQPGLESAGIESPTSSVLDKKEGEQAKAIFEKVKRFRLHVEQKDIIYRVYLKQIIVKVILFVLIITYVPYFLTYITLEIDCSVNVQAFTGYKRYQCVYSLAEIFKVLASFYVILVILYGLTSSYSLWWMLRSSLKQYSFEALREKSNYSDIPDVKNDFAFILHLADQYDPLYSKRFSIFLSEVSENKLKQINLNNEWTVEKLKSKLVKNSQDKVELHLFMLNGLPDNVFELTEIEVLSLELIPEVKLPSAVSQLVNLKELHVYHSSLVVDHPALGFLEENLKILRLKFTEMGKIPRWVFHLKNLKELYLSGCVLPEQLSTMQLEGFQDLKNLRTLYLKSSLSRIPQVITDLLPSLQKLSLDNEGSKLVVLNNLKKMVNLKSLELISCDLERIPHSIFSLNNLHELDLKENNLKTVEEIISFQHLQNLSCLKLWHNNIAYIPAQIGALSNLEQLSLNHNNIENLPLQLFLCTKLHYLDLSYNHLTFIPEEIQYLSNLQYFAVTNNNIETLPDGLFQCKKLQCLLLGKNSLMSLSPHVGELSNLTHLELIGNYLETLPPELEGCQSLKRSCLIIEENLLNTLPLPVTERL is encoded by the exons ATGATTACACTAACAGAGCTGAAATGTCTAGCAGACGCCCAGTCATCTTATCACATCCTAAAACCATGGTGGGATGTCTTCTGGTATTACATCACCCTGATCATGCTGCTGGTGGCCGTGCTGGCTGGAGCTCTCCAGCTCACACAGAGCAGGGTTCTGTGCTGTCTTCCATGTAAGGTGGAATTTGACAATCACTGTGCCGTGCCTTGGGACCTCCTGAAAGCCAGCGCCAACACGTCCTCCTCTGATCCCGGGACCCCGCTTCCGCTCCCCCTCAGAATCCAGAATGACCTCCACCGACAGCAGTACTCCTACATCGACGCCGTCTGTTACGAGAAGCAGCTCCATTGGTTCGCCAAGTTCTTCCCCTACCTGGTGCTCCTGCACACACTCATCTTTGCAGCCTGCAGCAACTTTTGGCTTCACTACCCCAGTACCAGTTCCAGGCTCGAGCATTTTGTGGCCATCCTTCACAAGTGCTTCGATTCTCCGTGGACCACCCGTGCCCTGTCTGAAACGGTGGCCGAGCAATCAGTGAGGCCCCTGACACTCTCCAAATCCAAGGTTCTGCTTTCGTCCTCAGGGTGTTCAGCCGATGTTGATTCCAGCAAGCAGTCATTGCCCTACCCACAGCCTGGCTTGGAGTCAGCTGGCATCGAAAGCCCCACTTCTAGTGTCCTGGACAAGAAGGAGGGCGAACAGGCcaaagccatctttgaaaaagtgaaaaggtTCCGCCTGCATGTGGAGCAGAAGGACATCATTTATAGAGTGTATCTGAAGCAAATCATCGTGAAGGTCATTTTGTTTGTCCTCATCATAACTTACGTTCCGTATTTTCTAACCTACATCACTCTTGAAATTGACTGTTCGGTCAATGTGCAAGCTTTTACAGGCTACAAGCGCTACCAGTGTGTCTACTCCTTGGCAGAAATATTTAAGGTCCTGGCTTCGTTTTATGTGATTTTGGTTATACTTTATGGTCTCACCTCCTCCTACAGCTTGTGGTGGATGCTGAGGAGTTCTCTGAAGCAATATTCCTTTGAGGCGTTGAGAGAGAAAAGCAACTACAGCGATATCCCTGACGTCAAGAATGACTTTGCCTTCATCCTCCATCTGGCCGATCAGTACGATCCTCTCTATTCCAAACGCTTCTCCATATTCCTGTCGGAGGTCAGTGAGAACAAACTGAAACAGATCAACCTCAACAACGAATGGACGGTTGAGAAACTGAAAAGTAAGCTTGTGAAAAATTCCCAGGACAAGGTAGAACTGCATCTTTTTATGCTAAATGGTCTTCCAGACAATGTCTTTGAGCTGACAGAAATCGAAGTGCTCAGCCTGGAGCTCATCCCTGAGGTCAAGCTGCCCTCTGCAGTCTCACAGCTGGTCAACCTCAAGGAGCTTCATGTGTACCATTCGTCCCTAGTGGTGGACCATCCGGCGCTGGGCTTTCTGGAGGAGAATTTAAAAATCCTCCGCCTGAAATTTACCGAAATGGGGAAAATCCCACGCTGGGTATTTCACCTGAAGAATCTCAAGGAACTTTATCTGTCTGGCTGTGTTCTCCCTGAGCAGTTGAGTACCATGCAGTTGGAGGGCTTTCAGGACTTAAAAAACCTGAGGACCCTCTACTTGAAGAGCAGCCTCTCCCGGATCCCACAAGTCATTACAGACCTCCTGCCTTCACTGCAGAAGTTGTCCCTCGATAATGAGGGAAGCAAACTGGTTGTGTTGAACAACTTGAAAAAGATGGTCAACCTGAAAAGCCTGGAGCTGATCAGCTGTGACCTGGAACGCATCCCACACTCCATTTTCAGCCTGAACAATTTGCATGAGTtagatcttaaagaaaataacctTAAAACTGTGGAAGAGATCATTAGCTTTCAGCATCTCCAGAATCTTTCCTGCTTAAAGTTGTGGCACAATAACATTGCTTATATTCCTGCCCAGATTGGGGCACTATCTAATCTAGAGCAGCTCTCTTTGAACCATAATAATATTGAGAATCTGCCCCTGCAGCTTTTCCTATGCACCAAACTACATTATTTGGATCTAAGCTATAACCACCTGACCTTCATTCCAGAAGAAATCCAGTATCTGAGTAATTTGCAGTACTTTGCTGTGACCAACAACAAT atTGAGACGCTACCAGATGGGCTGTTTCAGTGCAAAAAGCTGCAGTGTttacttttggggaaaaatagcCTGATGAGTTTGTCCCCTCACGTGGGTGAGCTGTCGAACCTTACTCATCTGGAGCTCATTGGTAATTACCTGGAAACACTTCCTCCTGAACTGGAAGGATGTCAGTCCCTAAAACGGAGCTGTCTGATTATAGAGGAGAATTTGCTCAacactcttcctctccctgtaaCAGAACGTTTGTAG